The proteins below come from a single Tigriopus californicus strain San Diego chromosome 3, Tcal_SD_v2.1, whole genome shotgun sequence genomic window:
- the LOC131877415 gene encoding putative ferric-chelate reductase 1 homolog, translating to MNILLSAFLFLGTSVPFSHEYSMGAPDSACIRMQPGHTFDPQTSEPPVMLTLEKDQVAPGGSIRLKLEGLSGGSFKGFIIQARQVGNEDNQVGSFETEQASYMTCGRGIHNSLTHQSSADKQSVEALWKAPQDFEGEVVFRYSAVVAYDKYWVRMETPQVRVTRSAPQETTEASESPVFVDGIQFPEEDQPTETSSSTSFTNFDSGLEDASQSSESESSRDTLFSTTATTTTTTTTTTTTTTPELTTETSSLESDNPIFIGCGSSKSCFGIPQDCINTGGCQAVVSYEPSGTDWLFKVTGKSDGYIAVGLSSDERMGDDLTTACYYDQGLGEIQIQSGVNNGYSNEVLTPPQFAIHDFKGSYEDGYISCEYKRPSTVEVPKLVRTLDLGKDKFVIFLAEGGFGSGQIFKHRSKDKSAEPQALGIVSNLEAHSKLFIKLHGSFMIGAWILSASIGIILARYFKQTWLGSKCCKVDQWFIWHRFCMLTTWGLTIAGFILIFLELDGWTEIPISDNPHAVLGCITTGLCFMQPLIALLRCHPEHKQRPIFNWIHWFIGNAAQLVGIVAIFFAVELDKAQLPKETDYLLAAFVAFHFLMHVILSILMCTSDMRKEKQGYSAYPMRSLNGKGYPDYDEVKRDAPGGGIRKFFLVIYILVDCVLATALILLVVYAPIRPTLEDIGILRPQ from the coding sequence ATGAACATTTTGTTGAGTGCGTTCCTCTTTTTGGGGACAAGTGTTCCTTTCAGCCATGAATACTCCATGGGAGCACCGGACAGTGCATGTATCCGGATGCAACCAGGCCATACCTTTGATCCTCAAACCAGTGAACCTCCGGTTATGCTCACGCTCGAAAAGGATCAAGTGGCCCCGGGTGGTTCCATCAGGCTAAAGTTAGAAGGGCTGAGCGGAGGATCCTTTAAAGGATTCATTATTCAGGCCCGTCAGGTTGGCAATGAGGACAATCAAGTTGGTTCCTTCGAGACCGAGCAGGCCAGCTACATGACTTGTGGCCGAGGAATTCATAACTCGTTAACGCATCAATCCAGCGCTGATAAACAGAGCGTGGAAGCCCTTTGGAAGGCACCACAGGATTTTGAGGGAGAAGTGGTCTTCCGTTACTCGGCTGTGGTGGCCTATGACAAATATTGGGTCCGCATGGAAACGCCACAAGTTCGTGTAACCAGATCAGCTCCTCAAGAGACTACGGAAGCCTCTGAATCTCCGGTCTTTGTTGATGGAATCCAATTTCCAGAGGAGGATCAGCCCACTGAAACCTCCTCATCAACTTCTTTTACAAACTTTGATTCTGGTTTGGAGGACGCTTCACAGAGCAGTGAATCAGAATCCTCAAGAGATACGTTGTTCTCGACTACcgccaccactaccactaccaccaccacaacaactacaaccacCACCCCGGAATTGACAACCGAAACTTCGAGCCTCGAAAGTGATaacccaattttcattggctGTGGAAGTTCCAAATCGTGCTTCGGAATCCCTCAAGATTGCATTAACACCGGAGGTTGCCAAGCAGTGGTCTCCTACGAGCCTTCGGGAACCGATTGGCTTTTCAAAGTGACCGGAAAGTCAGATGGTTATATCGCTGTGGGTCTTTCCTCTGACGAACGCATGGGTGACGATCTCACTACTGCTTGTTACTACGACCAAGGTCTTGGTGagattcaaattcaatctggAGTGAACAATGGATATAGCAACGAAGTCCTCACTCCACCCCAATTCGCCATACATGACTTTAAAGGGAGCTATGAGGATGGATACATTTCGTGCGAGTATAAGAGACCCTCCACTGTGGAAGTCCCAAAATTGGTCAGAACGTTGGATTTGGGCAAGGACAAGTTTGTGATCTTCTTGGCCGAAGGAGGGTTTGGAAGTGGACAAATCTTCAAGCATCGCTCTAAGGATAAATCAGCCGAGCCGCAAGCTTTGGGCATAGTGTCCAATCTCGAGGCACACTCCAAGCTCTTCATTAAGCTTCATGGATCATTTATGATTGGAGCCTGGATTTTGTCGGCATCAATTGGTATCATCTTGGCAAGATACTTCAAGCAAACGTGGTTAGGTAGTAAATGCTGCAAGGTCGATCAGTGGTTTATCTGGCACAGGTTCTGCATGCTCACTACCTGGGGTCTAACCATTGCGGGATTCATCTTGATCTTCCTGGAATTGGACGGATGGACTGAGATTCCCATATCGGATAATCCTCATGCAGTCCTCGGATGCATCACAACGGGTCTCTGCTTCATGCAACCTCTCATCGCTCTACTCAGATGTCACCCCGAGCACAAACAGAGGCCCATCTTCAACTGGATTCATTGGTTCATTGGTAATGCGGCTCAACTGGTGGGTATTGTTGCTATCTTCTTCGCAGTGGAACTTGACAAAGCTCAGCTCCCAAAGGAAACTGATTACCTCTTGGCAGCCTTCGTGGCTTTCCACTTTTTGATGCACGTGATCTTGTCCATCTTAATGTGCACATCCGATATGAGGAAGGAAAAGCAAGGATATTCAGCTTATCCAATGCGAAGTCTTAACGGCAAAGGCTATCCGGATTATGACGAGGTGAAACGAGACGCTCCGGGTGGAGGCATCAGAAAATTCTTCTTAGTGATCTACATTTTGGTCGATTGCGTCTTGGCAACTGCCCTGATCCTTTTGGTTGTTTATGCACCAATTCGACCCACTTTGGAGGACATCGGAATTCTAAGACCCCAGTGA
- the LOC131877418 gene encoding dnaJ homolog subfamily C member 28-like: protein MWTTKHFPSLLINSCLIREQRQFHAVVCYHAKFLDVRQKKYDKYFKVLGIQTDSTQELVRQRYIQLVKQFHPDTGKDACMEKFLEVDQAYKQLQIKFMEDQGEDKSYLSEWDTFTHEHSEDKEEEKPYDHPDIRHTAPQHRQYLDNEGFGFGTPGQRQRQYQKIRAMKAADSVLQHRVDKLSSKYETALATQERAQTKKHMTQNAMERLVEDLITESMSKGEFDNLQGSGKPLRHRLDFNPYMDFTAHKMNEILVEGGFAPEWIMLKKDIALEKTNIQELLTKKRSMLGRYPLCDEEQRQWDEICMRIKNDEVKQLNNNINRYNLIVPMLNGQMFHLNFEAEAQRILQTCMCLEDVRKLADEQRKVDLGDTTPVTSEPFFQKLIRLLSSYRKNLHRSS from the exons ATGTGGACCACCAAGCACTTTCCCTCATTACTAATCAATTCATGTCTCATTCGAGAACAACGACAGTTCCACGCAGTTGTTTGTTATCATGCTAAATTCCTTGACGTGAGGCAGAAAAAATACgacaaatatttcaaggtATTGGGCATTCAAACTGATAGCACTCAAGAGCTGGTTCGGCAAAGATATATTCAACTCGTAAAACAGTTCCATCCAGACACTGGAAAAGATGCGTGCATGGAAAAGTTTTTAGAGGTGGATCAG GCCTACAAGCAGCTACAAATTAAGTTTATGGAAGATCAAGGCGAGGACAAAAGTTACCTGAGTGAATGGGATACTTTTACTCACGAACACTCCGAGgacaaagaagaggaaaagccTTACGACCATCCCGACATTAGGCATACTGCTCCTCAACACAG ACAATATCTAGATAATGAAGGGTTTGGTTTTGGCACTCCCGGGCAAAGGCAACGCCAATATCAGAAGATCAGGGCCATGAAGGCCGCCGATTCAGTGCTTCAACATCGAGTGGACAAGCTCAGCTCCAAATACGAGACCGCATTGGCCACTCAAGAGAGGGCTCAGACCAAGAAACACATGACTCAGAATGCCATGGAACGCCTGGTGGAAGATCTGATCACAGAGTCCATGTCAAAGGGTGAATTTGATAATCTCCAGGGAAGTGGAAAGCCCCTCAGACATAGGCTCGATTTTAACCCTTACATGGATTTCACTGcccacaaaatgaatgaaatattagTCGAGGGCGGGTTTGCACCGGAATGGATTATGCTGAAGAAAGACATAGCATTAGAAAAAACCAATATACAAGAGCTTCTGACCAAGAAACGGTCAATGCTTGGTCGATATCCCCTTTGTGATGAAGAACAGCGACAATGGGACGAAATCTGCATGAGGATAAAAAACGATGAAGTGAAGCAACTGAATAATAATATAAATAGGTACAATCTAATTGTACCAATGCTCAACGGCCAAATGTTTCATCTGAATTTTGAGGCCGAGGCTCAAAGGATATTGCAAACTTGCATGTGCTTAGAGGATGTTCGGAAGTTGGCCGATGAGCAAAGAAAAGTCGACTTGGGAGACACGACGCCAGTGACAAGTGAAcctttctttcaaaagctAATAAGGCTATTAAGCTCTTATAGGAAAAACCTACACCGTTCTTCTTGA